CCCGAGCTGAGGTCTAGACAGACACTGGCTGCCTCAAAAACGTGCCCCTAAATAATAAGAATCCATTTTCCCCCAGTGTTTTGTTATTTCTCCAAATTACATTAGGGGAGCCAGGTGATGTTTTATAAACCTAAAATTTACAGAGAAAACCCAATCTGAAAATCCAGAAATTGGGCAGAAAAGAACTAATTTGTGCAAAGAAAAACTTGGTTTGTACTTCAAAATCTTTATCACTGAATTAGTGAAAAGAGTGGCTGCATGAGAAGCTTTTGATCTTTACTTGGGTTGGAAATATGTTTGAAAAACTAAATAGTATGGATTGCCAATTATCTGTCTCTGAAAAGAAGCATACTATCATATCTGACAGTGTTATGCTAGATAAGATTTGTATGGGAAAACAAAATACCCATTATAGTCTGCATCTTCTCTAAAGCACCCCACACCTTTGTCAGTGGGGTTTGCTTCTGTGACTATTTAGAATAGTGTACTAGTTACAAACCTACCAGTCGGATAGTGTATccttaaaaaaggtaaaggttccccttgacaattttttttgtccagtcgtgtccgactctagggggcggcgctcatcccgctcttcaagccatagagccagcgtttgtccgaagacaatctttccgtggtcacatggccagtgtgatttagacacggaattctgtttaccttcccaccgagatggtacctatttatctactcgcatttgcatgctttcgaaccgctaggttggcgggagctgggacaagcgacgggcgctcactccgttgcgtggattcgatcttacaactgcttggtcttctgaccctgcagcacaggcttctgcggtttagcccacagcgccaccacgtcccttagtgaGCTATAATCTAGTAATAGTCcgctgtaatgcactctatgacTCTGCCTTTAAAGATAGTTTAGAAACAGCTGTTAGATCtgcaaacaaaatataaacttAAATTGACACTAGAATCATGTTTCTGATGCTGCACCAGTTGCTCTTGGTCCAAATGCAATTcctggcccaattcaaagtactcgTTTTGATTCTTAATGTCCACaaagtttacttttaaaaaaaatctgtcccaCATATAACTACCCTATTGCCTCTCAATGAGCTCCTGCTATGAGACAAGGATGGTGGCACCAGGGAGAGGTGCTTCCAAAGGGAGCACACCGATTATGGAATTCTTCCCTTAAAGAGGTCTGTCTGGTCTCTCAGGCATATTTGAGGGCCCTGCTACTGGAATGAAGCCATGCTAAACAAGTTAGCACATATGAAAAAGGAGGAGCGGCAATATTCAGTGAGCCTCTGGCATGTTCAAAATATGGTAGGATTTTTCCTCCCTCAGGTGTACTGAAAGGAAAGAAGTATCTGTAAAGGTACTCGTCATGAAAACAATCCaaacaattttttcaaaaaaatctccTAAATTAAACCTTAGAGGTTAGGAAAGAAAAACTTCTAGGCCAGTTTAAAGTCTCCATACATATATTGCATATGTCATGTATTTTTGGCATTGTACAGATCTCACACATCAAGATTCttctacaaaataaaaaaaacacattcgcTTAAGAGAAGAGTGAAATGGACACTATCCTGGTGAGTTCAAATCACTGAACAGGGCAGTACAATCAGTGTGGGAAGGTTTGTGAAGTTGCTAGAACTTCTCCTTTGTATCCCTGCTCATAATCAATGTTCACCCCATATAGAATCCACTTCCTGGCTTTATGGCCCACAGAAGGATGTTTCAAAAAATCTGCAGTAAGCATTTAAAGGCTGTAATCCATGCTCTCCAGCCAAGGAATGTTTCACTATGAAAGGTTACTTGATGCTTCAGCAATCAAACTAAGAACAAGTTTGACTCCTGAACCACAAACATGCTTACTTGAACCAGCTTCTGAAGACTGCAGTCTTTACCCTTTGGAAACGAACACTAAATTCTGCTCCAAATGTAGTTGCTGATTGACATTGACACTGTATCTCACCTATTGCTTCAGAGGTGGAAAGAGGCAATCAATGGTGATCTTCTGTCCCCTACAGACTTGAAGGAGCAAGAAGACAGAAGTGTACAACAGACACAAcatgttcatttgctctgcttgAGGTTTCAATAGTCAGAAAGCTGCCTgaattttcccctttccttcatcCATTCATACCTCTTCTAAATGAGCCTTTCATAACTCAACTGTTGCCAATATCTGCATGAGCACTCAGTTAAAAGCTTCCCATTCCATCATTTTGGAAGTTCTTCTTTGTAATGCATTCCATAAACATGCATTTAACTGGAAGTCCACCCCACTGTCAAGCAGATGAATTCCAACCACAGCCTTTGTTGTTGGCAGCTCTCATTCCCTTCtgtccctacccccccccccaatgatgcCTCCTTGCCTTTACTGAACTATATCCAATATTTATGGCTAGTTTTGTGTCAGCAGATGACCTGAAGCCATAGATGAAACTTTATACACTTCTCTAAGAAAAACAGCAGCCAGCTTCCACAACTGGAAAAAACAACATAAGAATAGACTCATCATTGTTTTCATCTCTACCTATTGAGAGGGGTTATGAAAGAACTCATCCAGTATTTCCACTTCCTGATCAGATGCAATGCCTGCAATCCAAAGGATCCTTTTTAACAGGCAAGCATCTGCCTGCATGCTCCAGGCATCTAATTTCTCCTGGCCACAGGAGCAAACtgaattcatattggtagctgcTCCAGAAATATCTCTCACGTTCCTGAAGTGTTAAATGACCTGTGTCAGAAGTCATGTCCTTGATCAAGGTTCAATATGCCAGTCTTGTACTGCAGCCTACATTTTACAAACACAGAGACAAATGAACATTCATGgggcaacagaaaaacaaaacatcagagGCAGATTAACCAAGCTTCTGCAGGACCAGTGAAGTGGGACATCCCAGTTTCTAGGCAATCATCTGAACCTCCAGGTGCATGAAATTCGTCACATCATAAGCAGCAGCAACTTTATGTTAGGCAATGATTCTCTCTTCCCCCAATGCCAAGCCTGAACAAGACAGTCAAATTTCTCTCTTTAATCACATGACAGATCTGTAGGTCTTCCCTGCACAAGGTCTTCTAGAATGGATGTGGGTCACAGCCGCTGTCGATATCTGAAGAAGGCCCATATGGCAGCTACTGTTATTGCCAGCCCAGGCACCAAAATCACAGCCAAGGGAATGCCTCCTGCCTCTCCATCCCCTCGGTGGCTTGAAGGACCATTCTGGGGCACCTGCTGCAATTGGAAAAGAAGAGACGCATTACAGGCATTACATCACAGCAAGAAATGGCAGCAGTCTTTCAGGGATGTGCATTTCTCAAACCATCCAACATCCACCAGTTGGGAAGCTGGAAAATTCTGCTCCAAGTTAATCTTCAATGAAGCAGCGAAATTCATTAACTCTTGATAGCTTGCACACGTATTATACTGTGATGAGAATTCTCTAACTTACATATTTTAAACATACTTTTCCTGTAGTCAACATCACATGCTTTAATGTATTTTTTGAACAGAATACACCAAGGCATGTATGCCAACTACTAGTGAATTACCTTTCTCCTTTCTTTATGACAACCATAAATATGTCTTCCTTAACCACAATTCTTCCATAAAGCTTTTAATAAAATTAATCCGTCTAATCAAACAATTTTATCCACAACCACACTAAGATACATGTACCTTGTGTTTATCCTTGGCCATGCATCGCATTTCTACACTGCTTCTTTGGAACAGGatcctgctttctttattgcTAGAAAGTATTTCCCATAATAAAGACACCcacaaggtgattttttttttttttgcttgtccaATTCATGTTATTTTCCAAGCATTTACAGAGCTGTACCCAGACCAGCATCCTCTGTATGTGCTGGACTACAGTAATCTTGTTCCCCAATAGCTAAGGTACTTGGACATCACaggaaattccaacacatctggaaagtgCAGTTTTCAAGGGGGAAATCTCCTTTGCCATGTTAAGAAACCCATGGAGTCTTGTGGAGATTATCTATCACTCTGCAAGGGCCCTTCCACAACTTCTTTCAatatctagccgcctagagtggtcacaactgactagataggcggggtataaatgaaataaataaaataaaaaaataaatctgttttttcCTCAGAGTTGAAAAGGCACTAGCAAAGTTGCAAGGAACAACACAATGAACtgaaaatgttaatgtttaatatGTCTGTAATCACAAATAGTCATCTCCAAGGAGCAGTCCAAAGGCTGCAGTCTTTCAGGCAATAGTGCCAAATCTCAGGAAGTAGAAAATACACACCCTGTGCTGAACCTTTAATGAAACATTGTTGCCTGCATTCCTGAACAGATCCACAGCATGCTGGTGCAGCATGTTCTTCAGCTCCTTGCCATTAACCTGTGGGAGGTAAAACACAGATCTATGAGAGCCATTTTAGGTTGAACAATTTTAATCACAACTTGACAAGCTAGCTTAGGCTGGGGAATCACTAACCGATGAACTACAGGCTTAGGTACTAAGAatactttttttgtttctcttatttCAGAAATTGGACGGTAACATGTAGCACATCCTAAATGTTTGGAGggtttcacatttttttcctttccttttttttccgtAATTTACTACTAATAGTAGTAAAAATGCTTCCTATTAAGGCAGTGTGAACATTTTACGTTTGTTCTCAACACGAAACATTCTCTTTAAAAACTGAATGCAAGCATCTAAAAGCATGAAACAAAATAGGAACCCAATCAACTCTGAAATGTGGTAAATGATAAGGTGTGGTAAATTAGATCGCAAACCCAAGGTTCTTGCCCCCTGCTGATGCAGGCCTTGCCGGCTCCATCCAGTGGCAAGCAAGGTCATTTCTGTATGAATCAGCTCTTGGCAGCTAAGGTGATTTTCTCTTGATGGAGGTTTTAATTTGGTTAGTGCTGATATGtgccttaatttgttttttttttaattgatatttGTTTACGTCTCTATTCTACCTCTTTGTTACGTCATCTGTATTTTATCACTAGCTGAAGGAAGCACTAATTTTAGTGGAATATCAGGACAAATATCTATCAATAAATGTTCACTTACCTGGGAGAAAGtatcacaaaacaacaacaacagcaactgctTCTGAGTAACCAGGCACAACACAGGGATAGGCAAAGTGTGGCTTTCCAgctattgttggactgcagctctcatcagTGTAGTCAATAGTAAGCAGCGCTAGGAAATGCAGTCCAACAAGATCTATAGTAAGGACgtaatttatacagtggtgcctcgcatagcgatcgctccatatagcgatgaaattgctttgcgatggactttttgccatcgcaagagcaatcgctttgcgatggtccctatgggg
The Pogona vitticeps strain Pit_001003342236 chromosome 1, PviZW2.1, whole genome shotgun sequence genome window above contains:
- the SYNJ2BP gene encoding synaptojanin-2-binding protein; its protein translation is MNGGVECLLSEEVINLTRGPSGLGFNIVGGIDQQHIANDTGIYVSRIKENGAAALDGRLQEGDRILTVNGKELKNMLHQHAVDLFRNAGNNVSLKVQHRQVPQNGPSSHRGDGEAGGIPLAVILVPGLAITVAAIWAFFRYRQRL